The genomic stretch CTGCCAGAATATCTACTCTTTGTAATAATTTTTCCTTTGGTGCTTTTCCAGGTCTATACCCTGGAACTTTAATATTTTTTACTGCTAGATCTAGTGATTTTTGTAATTTAGTTTCAAAATCACTTCGTTCTCATTTTAAAGTCACAAGAACTTCATTTTTGTCTGCATTAAATTTATGTTTAAACATTAATACTCCATTTCTCTAAATATTAAAATATTATACGTATATATATTTTTATATTTTACACTATTATTGATAATTAATTAATAAACTTATTAATATTTTTTGGATTTAATTTACCAGATAAAATACCAATAATTAATTTAAAAACAACAAAGTCAACTTTAAAAGCATTAATAATTTCTAAAACAACTGTAGCAGCTTCTTTCCCTTCAATTGTTCCTTTAAATATTTTATTAGCTTCATTAAGCCCATGCAATGCAATTGCTTTACCATAACTATAATTACGAGATTTTTCTGAAGTACAGGTAAGTAATATATCGCCAAATGTGGAATAATCAAAGATTGACTTATATTTCTTTGTACGCGCAATGAGTTTATAAATTTCCATAATTTCTTTTAAACCAGTAGTTAAAAAAGCAGCTTGTGCATTACGAGAATTATTTAAAGTATATAAAATTCCTGCACCAATTGCTAAAACATTTTTAAGGGCTGCAAAAAGTTCAGAAGCAAAGGAATCTTCGCCAATAACTAATTTAAAATATTTATTGTTAAATTGACTTGCTAAATATTTTGCATACTTTTGTGAATCACTAATAACATTAACAATAGTATTTGAGCCTAAAAAGAGTTCTTGGGCAAAGGAAGGACCGAGAATTGTAGCTAGATTACTTAAATTATTTTTCATTTTTTGTTTAATAAATTCAGAAAAAAACATTTTAGTAGTTTTCTCGAAACCTTTAGCAATATTAATTAAATTAAATTTTAACCTTGGTCTTAAAGTAAGAATTTTTTCTAAAACTTCATTAATAGCAAAAGATGGGACGGCCAATAAAATAGCTTCGCAATTATCTATTACTTCCTCTAAATTATTTGTTGCTTTTATTAAGTGTTTATTTTTAAAACTATGATCTTTAAAATATTTCGTATTAAAACCTTGATTAATATCTGAAATTTCTTGCTCATCTATTCCGTACATAATAACTTCAATTTTGTTTGAAGTTAAAACGTTAGCAATTGCTGAGCCATAGGCTCCTGTGCCTAAAAAACCAAATTTATATTTTTTGTGCATAATTAAAATTATATATTAAAATAAAATAATAAAGCAGTTTAATAAATCAGCATAATTTTAAGCTGATTTATTAAACTGCTTTAAGATGGCAGGAGTAGCAGGATTCGAACCCACAACAGACGGGGTTGAAGCCCGTTGTTCTACCGTTGAACTATACTCCTAATTTTGGGTTTGCTTATATATTATACTCCAAAATTAAATTTTAAAAAATATTTTTGCTTTTTAAAAAATATATGTATAATATATCTGAACCTTTTATGGGGGGATAGCAAAGCGGCCAAATGCGGGTGGCTGTAACCCACTTTCTTAGGATTCGGGGGTTCGAATCCCTCTCCCCCCACCATTATTGCCCCATAGCCAAGCGGTAAGGCATCGGGTTTTGGTTCCGACATGCGTTAGTTCGAATCTAACTGGGGCAGCCATATCATCGCTAAAAAGCGGTGTTTTTTTATATTTTTTTAAATATATTATATAATTAAAGTATATGACAAATCAAAAAGAACTTAAAAAAATAACCCCTATGGAGCAAGATTTTGCCAAATGATATACAGATGTAGTCAAAAATGGTAATTTAATTGCTTATGGTCCAACCAAGGGGTCTTTAATTTTCAAACCCAATTCTTATGGTATTTGGGAATTAATCCAAGAAAATTTAAATAAAATTTTTAAAAAGAAAGGAATTCAAAACGTATACTTACCGCTTTTAATCCCAGAAAGCTTATTTAATTTAGAAAAAGAGCATATTGACGGATTTAATCCTGAGTTAGCAACTGTAACTCATGTTGGGGATAGGGAGTTAAATGAAAAGTTATTCATAAGACCTACTTCAGAAGTAATGTTTGCGGATTTATTTAAAAATTCTATTA from Mycoplasmopsis bovirhinis encodes the following:
- a CDS encoding NAD(P)H-dependent glycerol-3-phosphate dehydrogenase, with product MHKKYKFGFLGTGAYGSAIANVLTSNKIEVIMYGIDEQEISDINQGFNTKYFKDHSFKNKHLIKATNNLEEVIDNCEAILLAVPSFAINEVLEKILTLRPRLKFNLINIAKGFEKTTKMFFSEFIKQKMKNNLSNLATILGPSFAQELFLGSNTIVNVISDSQKYAKYLASQFNNKYFKLVIGEDSFASELFAALKNVLAIGAGILYTLNNSRNAQAAFLTTGLKEIMEIYKLIARTKKYKSIFDYSTFGDILLTCTSEKSRNYSYGKAIALHGLNEANKIFKGTIEGKEAATVVLEIINAFKVDFVVFKLIIGILSGKLNPKNINKFIN